In Thermobaculum terrenum ATCC BAA-798, one genomic interval encodes:
- a CDS encoding DUF402 domain-containing protein translates to MLKGDYRPVGTPVILRSVRSVGDHLRVGFVRSFTVVEHESELLVLYIAPGYPCKRPVGVRGGPKGRILLKHLGRYEDWEWRDTRMLLLYRQGDAHSIQLFWRNEEFLEWYIDLHAPLRITSLGWDTSDFVLDLQVAPDFSSWSWKDEDELEFCVQLGRYNHAQVEAIRREGELALTRLRQDRLYYQRWIGWRPDSSWLLPSIPEGWELVNPELCQADECG, encoded by the coding sequence ATGTTGAAGGGTGATTATAGACCTGTTGGAACGCCCGTTATCCTACGCAGCGTGCGTAGTGTTGGTGATCACCTGCGAGTTGGTTTCGTCAGGTCCTTTACCGTTGTAGAGCATGAGAGTGAGCTACTGGTACTCTACATCGCACCCGGCTACCCTTGTAAACGGCCGGTGGGTGTGCGAGGAGGTCCAAAGGGAAGGATACTCCTGAAGCACCTTGGACGATACGAGGATTGGGAGTGGCGTGACACTAGGATGCTTCTACTGTATAGGCAGGGTGATGCACACTCTATACAACTCTTCTGGCGGAATGAGGAATTTCTTGAATGGTACATCGACCTGCACGCGCCCCTCAGAATTACTTCACTGGGATGGGATACATCAGACTTCGTGTTGGACCTGCAGGTGGCTCCTGATTTCTCCAGCTGGAGCTGGAAGGACGAGGATGAGCTGGAGTTCTGCGTACAGTTGGGGCGCTACAATCATGCTCAGGTGGAGGCCATAAGGCGTGAAGGAGAGCTAGCCCTCACGCGCTTGCGCCAGGATAGGCTCTACTATCAGCGTTGGATTGGATGGAGGCCGGACAGCTCCTGGCTCTTGCCCTCCATCCCCGAGGGCTGGGAGCTTGTAAATCCGGAACTATGCCAAGCCGATGAGTGTGGATAG
- a CDS encoding sulfate ABC transporter substrate-binding protein, producing MRKILSYLLLGALLVVGLVGCGQQTAAGGGDVKLTLVAYSTPKEAYDEIIPAFQKTEAGKGVTFSTSYGASGAQSRAVASGLQADVVAFSLAPDIDRLVKAGIVSQDWHKDQYKGMVTDSVVVLAVRPGNPKHIKGWDDLIKPGIEVVTPNPFTSGGARWNIMAAYGSQIKAGKSEQEAEQYLKQLFDHVQVQDNSGRESLQTFLNGKDDVAITYENEAINAKQKGEKLDYVVPDQTILIENPVAVTKTTKHPDKAKAFVDFLRSEEAQKIFGQKGYRPVVKSVLSQFDYPTPSGLFTIDDLGGWDTVTQKFFDPEKGVVAEIEKAKGVSVESK from the coding sequence ATGCGGAAGATCCTGAGCTACCTGTTGTTGGGGGCATTGCTGGTGGTTGGCCTGGTGGGTTGCGGCCAGCAGACGGCAGCAGGGGGGGGAGACGTCAAGCTGACGCTGGTGGCCTACTCCACTCCCAAGGAGGCCTACGACGAGATCATCCCGGCTTTCCAGAAGACCGAGGCCGGTAAGGGGGTCACCTTCTCGACCTCCTACGGCGCCTCAGGCGCTCAGAGCCGGGCGGTGGCTTCGGGGCTGCAGGCCGACGTGGTGGCCTTCTCGCTGGCGCCGGATATCGATCGGCTGGTCAAGGCCGGCATCGTCAGCCAGGACTGGCACAAGGACCAGTACAAGGGCATGGTAACTGATTCCGTGGTGGTGCTCGCTGTCAGGCCAGGTAATCCCAAGCACATCAAGGGCTGGGATGATCTGATCAAGCCTGGGATTGAGGTAGTGACTCCTAACCCGTTCACATCTGGCGGTGCTCGATGGAACATCATGGCCGCGTACGGCTCCCAGATCAAGGCTGGGAAGTCTGAGCAGGAGGCGGAGCAGTACCTTAAGCAGCTGTTCGACCACGTGCAGGTGCAGGACAACAGCGGCCGCGAATCCCTGCAGACCTTCTTGAACGGGAAGGATGACGTGGCGATCACCTACGAGAACGAGGCGATCAACGCCAAGCAGAAGGGTGAGAAGCTGGACTACGTGGTACCCGACCAGACCATCCTGATAGAGAACCCGGTGGCTGTGACGAAGACCACCAAGCACCCCGACAAGGCCAAGGCCTTCGTGGACTTCCTCAGGTCCGAGGAGGCTCAGAAGATATTCGGTCAGAAGGGTTACAGACCCGTGGTCAAGAGCGTGCTGTCGCAGTTCGACTATCCCACGCCCTCAGGGTTGTTCACGATCGACGACCTAGGTGGGTGGGATACCGTTACCCAGAAGTTCTTCGATCCCGAGAAGGGCGTGGTGGCCGAGATCGAGAAAGCCAAGGGGGTGTCGGTTGAATCTAAGTAG
- the cysT gene encoding sulfate ABC transporter permease subunit CysT produces MSAPGRLSVASLRSWRALGTGTIVVYLSLVVLIPLASVAWESASGGWGGFWSAVTNPQALAALRLTLGLSGAVALLNAVTGTLIAWVLVRDDFPGKSLMDAVIDLPFSLPTIVAGLTLLTLYGPKSPLGINVAYTRVGVLLSLLFVTLPFVVRSVQPVLQELDRSMEEAAASLGAGQVTIFRRIVLPNILPAVFSGAGLGFSRSLGEFGAVVLISGNVPFRTQMISVNIYGLIESDNVRSAAALSLLLLVISALVMLAMDWVRRWRWGHER; encoded by the coding sequence ATGTCGGCTCCGGGGAGGCTCTCCGTGGCCTCCCTGCGGAGCTGGAGGGCCCTGGGGACTGGCACGATCGTGGTGTACCTCAGCCTGGTGGTGCTCATCCCCCTGGCCTCGGTGGCCTGGGAGTCGGCGTCCGGCGGTTGGGGGGGCTTCTGGTCGGCGGTGACCAACCCCCAGGCGTTGGCCGCGCTGCGCCTGACGCTGGGGCTCTCGGGCGCCGTGGCGCTGCTCAACGCCGTCACGGGCACCCTGATCGCCTGGGTGCTGGTGCGCGACGACTTCCCGGGGAAGAGCCTCATGGACGCGGTGATAGACCTGCCGTTCTCACTGCCCACCATCGTGGCTGGGCTGACGCTCCTGACCCTGTACGGCCCCAAGAGCCCGCTGGGCATCAACGTGGCCTACACCCGTGTGGGAGTGCTGCTGTCGCTGCTGTTCGTCACGCTGCCCTTCGTGGTGCGCTCGGTGCAGCCGGTGCTCCAGGAGCTGGATAGGTCCATGGAGGAGGCTGCTGCCTCCCTGGGGGCGGGCCAGGTCACGATCTTCAGGCGCATCGTGCTGCCGAACATCCTGCCCGCGGTGTTCTCCGGGGCGGGTTTGGGGTTCTCGCGCTCCCTCGGGGAGTTCGGCGCGGTGGTGCTGATATCCGGCAACGTGCCGTTCCGCACGCAGATGATCTCCGTCAACATCTACGGCCTGATCGAGAGCGATAACGTGCGTTCGGCGGCCGCGCTGTCCCTCCTGCTGCTGGTGATCTCGGCGCTGGTGATGCTCGCGATGGACTGGGTGCGGAGGTGGAGGTGGGGACATGAGCGGTAG
- a CDS encoding sulfate ABC transporter permease has product MSGRILLRLVAVVYLAGLLVLPLGMILWRTFEHGPWPVWVALTSPYALHALWLTLLMVVISVPLNALFGVGVALLLARGRFPGKSLLSAIIDLPLALSPVVVGLALVLAYGTSGWFGPALQALGIRVIFALPGMVLANVFISLPFVAKEVLPVLREIGQEQEQAAYTLGASPLQTFVRVTLPAIRSAVAYGVVLTTARVLGEYGAVNVVSGNLEGRTQTLTMYVADRFQQYDETGTYAASVLLACLGVAMLLVINRFTHKGEAR; this is encoded by the coding sequence ATGAGCGGTAGGATCCTGTTGCGGCTCGTGGCCGTGGTCTACCTGGCGGGTTTGCTCGTGCTGCCGCTGGGCATGATCCTGTGGAGGACGTTTGAGCACGGCCCCTGGCCGGTGTGGGTGGCGCTGACCTCGCCTTACGCGTTGCACGCGCTGTGGCTCACGCTGCTGATGGTGGTGATCTCCGTACCGCTGAACGCCCTCTTTGGGGTCGGCGTGGCGCTGCTGCTGGCCCGCGGCCGCTTCCCCGGCAAGAGCCTGCTGTCGGCGATCATAGACCTGCCTCTGGCGCTCTCCCCGGTGGTGGTGGGGCTGGCCCTCGTGCTGGCCTACGGCACCTCCGGCTGGTTCGGCCCCGCCCTGCAGGCTCTGGGCATCAGGGTGATCTTCGCGCTGCCTGGTATGGTGTTGGCCAACGTGTTCATATCTCTACCGTTCGTGGCCAAGGAGGTGCTGCCCGTGCTGCGGGAGATCGGCCAAGAGCAGGAGCAGGCAGCCTACACCCTCGGGGCATCGCCCCTGCAGACCTTCGTCAGGGTGACCCTGCCGGCCATCCGGAGCGCGGTCGCGTACGGCGTCGTGCTGACCACGGCGCGCGTGCTGGGTGAGTACGGAGCGGTGAACGTCGTCTCGGGCAACCTCGAGGGCAGGACGCAGACGCTGACCATGTACGTAGCTGATCGCTTCCAGCAGTACGACGAGACGGGCACGTACGCCGCCTCGGTGCTGCTGGCGTGTCTGGGAGTGGCGATGCTGCTCGTGATCAACAGATTTACTCACAAGGGGGAAGCTAGATGA
- a CDS encoding TOBE domain-containing protein, whose protein sequence is MGFVGQTCRVGDLLIRPHDVRILLAPSRAARRATVRRVARLGYDVRVDLLLEDGHELWAQLSRDELLELELAAGQEVFIDLSRARTFDRPEALPLSA, encoded by the coding sequence ATGGGGTTCGTGGGGCAGACCTGCCGGGTGGGCGACCTGCTGATACGCCCTCACGACGTGCGCATCCTGCTGGCTCCCTCGCGCGCGGCTCGCAGGGCCACTGTGCGCAGGGTGGCCCGACTGGGCTATGACGTGCGCGTGGACCTGCTGCTGGAGGACGGCCACGAGCTGTGGGCGCAGCTGTCGCGCGACGAGCTGCTCGAGCTCGAGCTCGCTGCCGGCCAGGAGGTGTTCATCGACCTCTCCCGCGCCCGCACCTTTGACAGACCCGAAGCGCTTCCTCTCAGTGCCTGA
- a CDS encoding FTR1 family iron permease: MSRSLLRSVLVCAGGALLLGVLIWQAVRVGGAPDPTARGISPMTAMMDTAVLVYREGLECILVLSAIVAGLVRTKRTYWRPIASGAGLAIGATLITWFVLVGILNLISGTTSELNIQAATGLLAIVVLLIIMNWFFHKIYWTGWISLHNRRKKELINTMESSRADSARSLAYRGLILLGFTSVYREGFEVDLFLQNIRLQVGSTRVVLAAAIALVLVAVTGYFTFVAHQRLPYKKMLVFTGIMLGAVLEIMVGEQVNEMQLAGWLPVHTFPLHIPDWMGIWFSLFNNWETVIAQVLAAVLVIGSFYAARRDTRKPRAASPAVSAY, from the coding sequence ATGAGCCGGTCGCTGTTGAGGTCGGTGCTGGTGTGTGCAGGCGGCGCCCTGCTGTTGGGGGTGCTGATCTGGCAGGCGGTGCGCGTGGGCGGAGCCCCGGATCCCACGGCCAGGGGGATCTCTCCCATGACTGCGATGATGGACACCGCCGTGCTGGTCTACAGGGAGGGGCTGGAGTGCATCCTGGTACTATCGGCGATAGTGGCGGGCCTGGTGCGCACCAAGCGCACCTACTGGCGACCCATAGCTAGCGGTGCCGGGTTGGCGATCGGCGCCACCCTGATCACCTGGTTCGTGCTGGTAGGCATCTTGAACCTCATCAGCGGGACCACCTCCGAGCTCAACATCCAGGCGGCCACGGGGCTGCTGGCCATCGTGGTGCTGTTGATCATCATGAACTGGTTCTTCCACAAGATCTACTGGACTGGCTGGATATCCCTGCACAACCGCAGGAAGAAGGAGCTCATCAACACCATGGAGAGCTCCCGGGCTGATTCCGCCCGGTCCCTTGCGTACCGGGGGCTGATCCTGCTGGGCTTCACCTCGGTGTACCGTGAGGGGTTCGAGGTGGACCTCTTCCTGCAGAACATCCGGCTGCAGGTGGGCAGCACCAGGGTGGTCCTGGCCGCGGCCATCGCGCTGGTGCTGGTGGCGGTCACGGGCTATTTCACCTTCGTGGCCCACCAGCGGCTGCCCTACAAGAAGATGCTAGTGTTCACGGGCATCATGCTCGGCGCGGTGCTCGAGATCATGGTGGGTGAGCAGGTCAACGAGATGCAGCTGGCTGGCTGGCTGCCGGTGCACACCTTCCCCCTGCACATCCCCGACTGGATGGGGATATGGTTCTCCCTGTTCAACAACTGGGAGACGGTGATCGCCCAGGTGCTAGCCGCCGTCCTGGTCATAGGCTCCTTCTACGCGGCGCGCCGGGACACCCGCAAACCGCGCGCTGCCTCTCCTGCCGTCTCCGCCTACTAG
- a CDS encoding excalibur calcium-binding domain-containing protein — MLRRFLSLIAVLALLLLPLSLAGAQEDHNCSDFRSQQEAQQYFDSHGYSATNDPERLDADNDGIACEQLGSGTYEDHMPVTAPAVPSGMGNTGGGGMVSGEAQPPIAPIAGLLLAASLLALGVRVARR; from the coding sequence GTGCTTCGCAGGTTCCTATCCCTGATAGCTGTGCTGGCGCTCCTGCTCTTGCCCCTATCGCTTGCTGGGGCGCAGGAGGACCACAACTGCAGCGACTTCCGCTCGCAGCAGGAGGCCCAGCAGTACTTCGACAGCCACGGGTACAGCGCGACCAACGATCCCGAGCGTCTGGATGCCGATAACGACGGCATAGCGTGCGAGCAGCTGGGCAGCGGTACGTACGAGGACCACATGCCGGTGACGGCCCCCGCCGTGCCCAGCGGGATGGGCAACACCGGCGGTGGTGGCATGGTCTCGGGCGAGGCCCAACCGCCCATAGCCCCTATCGCAGGGCTGTTGCTGGCAGCGTCCCTCCTTGCCTTAGGGGTGCGCGTGGCCAGGCGATAG
- a CDS encoding twin-arginine translocase TatA/TatE family subunit, with protein MFDLGVPELIIILLVVVMIFGVGKLPEVGAGLGKGIREFKDALTGRSDDRAEIAARSRASSEPAATQADAPSEGRAETASKEEARVE; from the coding sequence ATGTTTGACCTGGGAGTTCCTGAGCTGATCATCATCCTGCTGGTCGTAGTGATGATCTTCGGGGTGGGCAAGCTGCCCGAGGTGGGTGCTGGATTGGGCAAGGGCATCCGCGAGTTCAAGGACGCTCTCACCGGTCGCTCCGACGATAGAGCGGAGATAGCCGCAAGGAGCCGTGCCTCGTCGGAGCCGGCGGCAACTCAGGCGGACGCTCCCTCCGAGGGGCGGGCGGAGACCGCCTCCAAAGAGGAAGCCAGAGTGGAATAG
- a CDS encoding twin-arginine translocase TatA/TatE family subunit, whose amino-acid sequence MFDLGVPELLIILVVAMLIFGVGKLPEIGASLGRSIREFKDTVSGITEMPEEEDRSRPALADSVKQKVEEKVTEVKDAVKEGVEAAKEEASKTS is encoded by the coding sequence GTGTTTGATCTTGGGGTACCGGAACTACTCATCATCCTCGTGGTGGCCATGCTCATCTTCGGGGTGGGCAAGCTGCCCGAGATAGGCGCTAGCCTCGGCAGGAGCATCCGTGAGTTCAAGGACACCGTATCGGGCATCACGGAGATGCCCGAGGAGGAAGACAGGTCACGGCCCGCCCTCGCGGACAGCGTCAAGCAGAAGGTAGAGGAGAAGGTCACCGAGGTAAAGGACGCCGTCAAGGAGGGCGTGGAGGCGGCCAAGGAGGAGGCCAGCAAGACCTCCTAA
- a CDS encoding DUF3267 domain-containing protein, producing MSSGWVHKDWRPGAGTQVLWTLCSLLLLALGVLGFGVLYLVSRQQLELSLGIEDAWKLLVMLAITAGLLVAHELVHGLVMRLLGARPKYGAGVLSGGIPYLYATAHGHKFTKGQYLSVALAPMVLISLVGAPLVAWASFGSWLILPLAIHLSGCVGDLWIAGLVLLQPPGALIEDRVTGIRVWPPT from the coding sequence ATGAGCTCGGGCTGGGTGCATAAGGACTGGCGCCCCGGGGCGGGCACGCAGGTGCTCTGGACGCTGTGCTCGCTCCTGCTGCTGGCCCTGGGGGTGCTGGGCTTCGGTGTGCTCTACCTGGTATCTCGCCAGCAGCTGGAGCTCTCCCTGGGGATCGAGGATGCCTGGAAGCTGCTCGTGATGCTGGCCATCACGGCGGGGCTGCTGGTCGCGCACGAGCTCGTCCACGGCCTCGTGATGCGCCTGCTGGGAGCGCGCCCTAAGTACGGGGCCGGCGTGCTCTCGGGCGGCATACCTTACCTCTACGCCACCGCCCACGGGCACAAGTTCACCAAGGGACAGTACCTCTCCGTGGCGCTCGCCCCGATGGTCCTCATCTCCCTGGTGGGCGCGCCGCTGGTGGCCTGGGCGAGCTTTGGGAGCTGGCTGATCCTGCCGCTGGCGATCCATCTCTCGGGCTGCGTGGGAGATCTGTGGATCGCTGGCCTGGTGCTCCTCCAGCCCCCGGGAGCGTTGATCGAGGACAGGGTGACGGGCATACGCGTCTGGCCCCCCACCTAG
- a CDS encoding family 78 glycoside hydrolase catalytic domain: MRKIIAQDPFTRNDPGIPWDQRGQWPASWVAARRLPSPPYVVAYRLAFVLPQAATATLHVTADERYELFLDSERVGRGSERGDADHWFYETYELELPAGPHTLVARVWSLGPLAPYAQLSVRHGFLLAAEPPLTEALSTGIAPWEAKRLEGYSWVNPSPAWGTGGNIALSAAQFPWGVERGEGDGWEPVEVVERAVGRLMALEAPPQHLLRPATLPAMLEVPIRVGRVRHVSAPSSEEVSSLPIRAEQALDEPEWQAMLEGRSSVTVPPHTTRRVIIDLEDYYCAYPELVTSGGEGGAVRLHWAESLYEDGRGRHKGDRDAIEGKYFRGVGDVFLPDGGDSRRFDTLWWQAGRYLELLVRTADSPLTVASLRLRETRYPLEMESAIATGDPDLDATIPLMVRAMQMCSHETYMDCPYYEQLMYAGDTRLEALVTYVMTRDDRLPRKALRMFDASRLASGLTQARYPSRVRQIIAPFALWWVAMVCDYAYWRPGTEYVRELMPGVRATMEAFERWRGSDGLLESPEGWNVTDWVPEWPAGIPPEGEWGRSGLLNWHLALVTRMVADLERALGNPQMAEHFGARAREIADAALRAFWVPSRGLMADDTACQRFSEHTQCLAILSGLLPPAIEEQVGRSLLEARDIARTTIYFSHYLFEACRKLGRVDVLLARLGLWRELVDKGLRTTIEAPEPTRSDCHAWGAHPLYHLFATFLGIRPAGLGFSAVEIAPQPAALRRLEGRLVHPRGDVWVAMEVDEEQIRARVRLPEAVPGVFCWGSRRVPLRPGEETDVVLPRAQG; this comes from the coding sequence ATGCGCAAGATCATTGCCCAGGACCCGTTCACCCGCAACGACCCAGGCATCCCCTGGGACCAGCGCGGGCAGTGGCCCGCCAGCTGGGTCGCGGCCCGACGGCTGCCGTCGCCGCCGTACGTGGTGGCCTACCGACTGGCCTTCGTCCTCCCCCAGGCGGCCACGGCGACCCTGCACGTGACCGCCGACGAGCGCTACGAGCTCTTCCTGGATAGCGAGCGCGTCGGCCGGGGCAGCGAGCGGGGCGACGCCGACCACTGGTTCTACGAGACCTACGAGCTGGAGTTGCCCGCTGGCCCTCACACCCTGGTAGCCAGGGTGTGGTCGCTTGGCCCCCTGGCGCCCTACGCCCAGCTGTCCGTGAGGCACGGCTTCCTCCTGGCGGCCGAGCCCCCGCTGACCGAGGCCCTGAGCACCGGGATCGCCCCCTGGGAGGCCAAAAGGCTCGAGGGCTACTCCTGGGTCAATCCGTCACCCGCCTGGGGCACCGGCGGCAACATAGCGCTGAGCGCGGCCCAGTTTCCCTGGGGGGTCGAGCGTGGCGAGGGCGATGGGTGGGAGCCCGTGGAGGTCGTCGAGCGCGCCGTGGGCAGGTTGATGGCGCTGGAGGCGCCTCCCCAGCACCTGCTGCGCCCGGCCACGCTGCCCGCGATGCTGGAGGTCCCCATCAGGGTCGGCCGGGTGCGGCACGTATCGGCTCCCTCGTCCGAGGAGGTGTCCAGCCTGCCCATACGGGCCGAGCAGGCGCTGGACGAGCCCGAGTGGCAGGCGATGCTCGAGGGGAGGAGCAGCGTCACCGTGCCCCCGCACACCACCAGAAGGGTCATCATAGACCTGGAGGACTACTACTGCGCCTATCCCGAGCTAGTCACGAGCGGCGGGGAGGGTGGCGCCGTGCGCCTGCACTGGGCGGAGTCGCTCTACGAGGACGGCCGTGGGCGCCATAAGGGGGACCGCGACGCCATCGAGGGCAAGTACTTCCGGGGTGTGGGAGACGTCTTCCTGCCCGATGGCGGCGACTCCCGCAGGTTCGACACGCTCTGGTGGCAGGCCGGCAGGTACCTGGAGCTGCTCGTGCGCACGGCCGACTCGCCGCTCACGGTGGCAAGCCTGCGGCTGCGGGAGACGCGCTACCCCCTGGAGATGGAGAGCGCCATCGCGACGGGCGATCCCGACCTGGACGCCACCATCCCCCTGATGGTGCGGGCGATGCAGATGTGCTCCCACGAGACCTACATGGACTGCCCCTACTACGAGCAGCTGATGTACGCGGGCGATACGCGCCTGGAGGCGCTAGTGACCTACGTGATGACCAGGGACGATCGCCTGCCCCGCAAGGCCCTGCGGATGTTCGACGCCTCCAGGCTGGCGTCCGGGCTCACCCAGGCGCGCTACCCCAGCCGCGTGCGCCAGATCATCGCGCCGTTCGCGCTGTGGTGGGTCGCCATGGTGTGCGACTACGCCTACTGGCGACCGGGCACGGAGTACGTGCGGGAGCTGATGCCGGGGGTCCGCGCCACCATGGAGGCCTTCGAGCGCTGGCGGGGCAGCGACGGCCTCCTGGAGTCCCCGGAGGGCTGGAACGTGACCGACTGGGTGCCCGAGTGGCCCGCGGGCATCCCCCCGGAGGGCGAGTGGGGCAGGAGCGGGCTCCTCAACTGGCACCTGGCGCTGGTCACCCGCATGGTAGCGGACCTGGAGCGCGCGCTGGGCAACCCGCAGATGGCCGAGCACTTCGGTGCCCGCGCCCGAGAGATCGCCGACGCAGCGCTGCGGGCTTTCTGGGTGCCCTCCCGGGGGCTCATGGCGGACGACACCGCTTGCCAGAGGTTCTCGGAGCACACCCAGTGCCTGGCGATCCTCAGCGGCCTCCTGCCTCCGGCCATCGAGGAGCAGGTGGGCAGGAGCCTCCTAGAGGCCCGGGATATCGCGCGCACGACCATCTACTTCTCCCACTACCTGTTCGAGGCCTGCCGCAAGCTGGGCAGGGTGGACGTCCTGTTGGCCAGGCTAGGGCTGTGGCGCGAGCTGGTCGACAAGGGGCTGCGCACCACCATCGAGGCGCCCGAGCCCACGCGCTCGGACTGCCACGCCTGGGGCGCGCACCCACTGTACCACCTCTTCGCCACCTTCCTGGGCATCAGGCCGGCGGGGCTGGGGTTCTCAGCAGTCGAGATCGCGCCTCAGCCCGCGGCGCTGCGACGCCTGGAGGGCAGGCTGGTCCATCCCAGGGGCGATGTCTGGGTAGCGATGGAGGTCGACGAGGAGCAGATAAGGGCGAGGGTGCGCCTGCCGGAGGCGGTGCCTGGGGTGTTCTGCTGGGGCAGCAGGCGGGTGCCTCTGAGGCCGGGGGAGGAGACCGACGTGGTGCTGCCCCGCGCCCAAGGCTAG
- a CDS encoding DUF1330 domain-containing protein has translation MAAYVIGIVRIRDPERYMQEYVPLSGPSVEQYGGRFLARGGAHEVLEGDLGADRVVIIEFDDVEAAQRWWSSPEYEAAKAKRRGASEANFFLVEGVSKLG, from the coding sequence ATGGCAGCTTACGTGATCGGCATCGTGCGCATCCGAGATCCCGAGAGGTACATGCAGGAGTACGTGCCCCTCTCGGGGCCGTCGGTGGAGCAGTACGGTGGCAGGTTCCTGGCGAGGGGCGGGGCCCACGAGGTGCTGGAGGGGGATCTGGGGGCCGACCGCGTGGTGATCATAGAGTTCGACGACGTGGAGGCTGCCCAGAGGTGGTGGAGCTCCCCCGAGTACGAGGCCGCCAAGGCGAAGCGGCGAGGGGCCTCGGAGGCCAACTTCTTCCTGGTAGAGGGTGTGAGCAAACTGGGATAA
- a CDS encoding magnesium transporter MgtE N-terminal domain-containing protein — protein sequence MAAAGHKVYTGIYLSQLLGKPIRDAQGARIARVQDLVVKFGTHPHPPVSGVVARAGSREFFIERSQIAEISDQGVRLNTFKVNLRPFERRDGEVLLGRDILDKQLIDIDGRKVIRANDLELGYFDGDYRLVGVDVSPQALLRRLGPAALTRNLRGTRVIDWEDVESFATDVPMVRLRVSHDKLSKLHPVDIAHILEHLSREQANEVLEALNDEIAADAVQEMDPADAADVMQALDSDRAADILEEMDPEDAADLLADLPKERADELLGLMEPKESEEVRELMAYKEGTAAGLMTNDFVALPATVSVGEALEALRRMEHVPNPLYHIYLVDDEERLAGVVALRDLVISPPSTPLAEIAQKEVAPAHPDDPAPAVAKKMAEYNLPTLPVVDDAGKLLGVVLFDDAMDLLIPEGWHHRLSQVFG from the coding sequence ATGGCTGCGGCGGGCCACAAGGTCTACACGGGCATATACCTCTCGCAGCTGCTGGGCAAGCCCATACGCGACGCCCAGGGAGCGCGCATCGCGCGCGTGCAGGACCTGGTGGTCAAGTTCGGCACCCACCCCCACCCGCCGGTGAGCGGCGTGGTGGCGCGCGCGGGCTCGCGAGAGTTCTTCATCGAGCGCTCGCAGATAGCCGAGATCTCCGATCAGGGGGTGAGGCTGAACACCTTCAAGGTCAACCTGCGGCCCTTCGAGCGCCGGGACGGCGAGGTGCTGCTTGGGAGGGACATCCTGGACAAGCAGCTGATAGACATCGACGGCCGCAAGGTGATCCGGGCCAACGACCTAGAGCTAGGTTACTTCGACGGCGACTACAGGCTGGTGGGGGTGGACGTCAGCCCGCAGGCGCTTCTGCGCCGCCTGGGCCCTGCCGCGCTCACCAGGAACCTCCGCGGCACTCGCGTGATCGACTGGGAGGACGTGGAGTCGTTCGCGACCGATGTGCCGATGGTGAGGTTGAGGGTCTCCCACGACAAGCTCTCGAAGCTGCACCCCGTGGACATAGCACACATCCTCGAGCACCTCTCGCGGGAGCAGGCCAACGAGGTGCTCGAGGCCCTGAACGACGAGATCGCGGCCGATGCGGTGCAGGAGATGGACCCGGCGGACGCGGCCGACGTCATGCAGGCGCTCGACAGCGACCGCGCCGCGGACATCCTGGAAGAGATGGATCCGGAGGACGCGGCCGACCTGCTGGCCGACCTGCCGAAGGAGCGGGCCGACGAGCTCCTCGGGCTTATGGAGCCCAAGGAGTCCGAGGAGGTCCGCGAGCTGATGGCCTACAAGGAGGGCACCGCGGCGGGGCTGATGACCAACGACTTCGTGGCCCTGCCGGCTACCGTGAGCGTCGGGGAGGCTTTGGAGGCGCTGCGGCGGATGGAGCACGTCCCCAACCCCCTGTACCACATCTACCTGGTGGACGACGAGGAGCGCTTGGCGGGAGTGGTGGCCCTGCGCGACCTGGTGATCTCCCCTCCCTCCACGCCGCTGGCGGAGATAGCCCAGAAGGAGGTGGCCCCGGCGCACCCGGACGACCCCGCGCCCGCGGTCGCCAAGAAGATGGCGGAGTACAACCTGCCCACCCTGCCCGTCGTGGACGATGCTGGCAAGCTGCTGGGCGTGGTGCTGTTCGATGACGCCATGGACCTGCTGATCCCCGAGGGCTGGCATCACAGGTTATCGCAGGTCTTCGGATGA